From a single Glycine soja cultivar W05 chromosome 19, ASM419377v2, whole genome shotgun sequence genomic region:
- the LOC114400222 gene encoding uncharacterized protein LOC114400222, giving the protein MPLLDRGDVWKSKARSLQLQFRDRFRVAVDHHWRRRHHHTFIPSADGYFSSTIQRCLSRFRDFRRDSLPSSTSFYRKRVIKDFSSEEDSALVRTMQAVAVPVLGNVCHVFMNGLNQVQVYGLEKLHSALLHRPKGKPLLTVSNHVASMDDPLVIASLLPPSVLLDARNLRWTLCATDRCFKNPVTSAFFRSVKVLPVSRGDGIYQEGMDLALSKLNHGGWVHIFPEGSRSRDGGKTMGSSKRGVGRLVLDGDSMPLVVPFVHTGMQEIMPVGANFPRIGKMVTVLIGDPINFDDILEFDMEKGSNVPRRRLFDAVASRIGDRLHEMKVQVDTIAIEQEMQLQDNSSHSTDRTSEILQQVDWELFGMDSFMSVEDDSKQRQETVLLRNVSVSQHHQKSHSDQSWRAGFSYRMRDYIDQMELVSFAARGIFMNNETKNSAGRSREMGPLKAWKQFLEANLLRQWNYVHY; this is encoded by the exons ATGCCCCTTCTCGATCGCGGTGATGTTTGGAAGAGCAAGGCGCGATCCTTGCAGCTACAGTTCCGGGACCGTTTCCGGGTCGCCGTCGACCACCATTGGCGCCGCCGACACCACCACACCTTTATCCCCTCTGCCGATGGCTACTTCTCCTCCACCATTCAACGCTGCCTCAGCCGATTTCGTGATTTCCGAAGGGATTCATTGCCTTCTTCCACCTCTTTCTATCGTAAACGAG TGATTAAGGATTTCAGTTCTGAGGAAGATTCAGCTCTTGTTCGTACGATGCAAGCTGTTGCGGTTCCTGTTCTTGGAAATGTCTGTCACGTGTTTATGAACGGATTAAACCAGGTGCAG GTGTATGGTTTAGAAAAACTGCACTCCGCGTTGCTGCATAGACCTAAGGGCAAACCTCTTCTTACG GTCAGCAATCATGTTGCTTCCATGGATGATCCGCTTGTTATCGCTTCGCTGCTTCCTCCGAGTGTTCTCTTGGATGCTAGGAATCTCAGATGGACTCTTTGTGCCACTGATAGGTGTTTTAAAAACCCCGTGACTTCTGCATTCTTTCGATCAGTCAAGGTCTTGCCAGTTTCTCGGGGTGACGGGATTTATCAGGAG GGAATGGACTTGGCCCTTTCAAAATTGAACCATGGTGGTTGGGTCCACATATTCCCAGAAGGTAGTCGCTCCCGGGATGGTGGAAAAACAATGGGCTCTTCCAAGAGAGGTGTTGGGAG GTTAGTCCTGGATGGAGATAGCATGCCCCTTGTTGTCCCATTTGTACATACAGGGATGCAGGAGATTATGCCTGTAGGTGCTAACTTTCCCAGAATAGGCAAGATG GTTACAGTGCTCATTGGTGATCCGATAAATTTTGACGATATACTTGAATTTGACATGGAGAAGGGCTCGAATGTGCCCAGAAGACGACTATTTGATGCAGTAGCATCTAGAATTGGTGATAGGTTGCATGAGATGAAGGTCCAGGTTGACACTATCGCCATTGAACAAGAAATGCAGCTACAAGATAACTCCTCACACAGCACTGACCGAACATCTGAAATATTGCAGCAGGTTGATTGGGAATTATTTGGAATGGATAGCTTCATGTCTGTAGAAGATGATTCCAAGCAGAGACAAGAAACAGTTCTCCTCCGAAATGTTAGTGTTTCTCAGCATCATCAAAAATCTCATAGTGATCAGAGTTGGAGAGCTGGGTTCTCATACAGGATGCGTGATTATATTGATCAGATGGAGCTTGTGTCTTTTGCTGCGAGAGGTATATTTATGAATAATGAAACGAAGAACTCTGCTGGCCGTAGCAGAGAGATGGGCCCCTTAAAGGCATGGAAGCAGTTTTTGGAAGCTAATCTATTAAGGCAGTGGAATTACGTCCATTACTGA